One window of the Populus trichocarpa isolate Nisqually-1 chromosome 9, P.trichocarpa_v4.1, whole genome shotgun sequence genome contains the following:
- the LOC7463305 gene encoding P-loop NTPase domain-containing protein LPA1 homolog 1 isoform X1, giving the protein MTTEVGKVLYIVVVDEEEKRGKGKGKGKESFRYTRPVLQSTLQLMGCKARHAFKISKRVFEVMRNEFSNEVSLSKEVEIRVVDASKENSEREDGLSSGGSLGKIEVSNRLVSEEDRNKSIPFELYKRRTTVVVRRESFLNVVCDALTEYKYVGPNQREDLVLACRIRERKESVTVLLCGTSGCGKSTLSALLGNRLGVTTVISTDSIRHMMRSFVDEKQNPLLWASTYHAGEYLDPEAVAEAKAKRKAKKLAGIANLRSKDELSDGYTAGKSGSGAPEVTSGTAEFISPKQMAIEGFKAQSEMVIDSLDRLITAWEERKESVVVEGVHLSLNFVMGLMKKHPSILPFMIYITNEEKHMERFAVRAKYMTLDPAKNKYVKYIRNIRTIQEYLCKRADKHLVPKINNTNVDKSVAAIHATVFSCLRRREAGEQLYDPTTNTIALVDEEYRNQCAANSLSSKGMFQLIQRKGSSRHLMALLNTDGSVAKAWPVDSVDGNGKPGSGQGTDSGKGIPMYGPLQIGKAEPVNLQFGHFGISAWPSDGGTSHAGSVDESRADGTDTGSRYYSSCCSSPRMVDGAAKELKEELSVHGSDEEADDPPEVDSDEDPSDDDAEKHNHEEIGSVDEESSKSDEEYDDLAMQDVQENGYWSDDDEESKDRLPPISWGHSSPKRGDKYRQNLERFLSTRSEQVAEPLRSYSSLLREKGERRMLSSGSLKIRKRSLSIPAIGKHESMVGDPILSGAPRR; this is encoded by the exons atgaCGACGGAGGTGGGAAAAGTTCTGTACATAGTGGTGGTAGatgaggaagaaaaaagagggaaagggaaagggaaagggaaagagTCTTTTAGATATACGCGTCCGGTTTTGCAGAGTACTCTGCAACTCATGGGATGTAAAGCCCGCCATGCTTTTAAG ATTAGCAAAAGGGTTTTTGAGGTCATGAGAAATGAATTTTCAAACGAGGTTTCACTTTCTAAAGAAGTTGAGATAAGAGTGGTGGATGCTTCAAAAGAAAATTCTGAGAGGGAAGATGGCTTGTCGAGTGGAGGTAGCTTGGGCAAAATAGAGGTCAGCAATCGTTTGGTTTCAGAGGAAGATAGAAATAAGAGTATACCATTTGAACTGTACAAAAGGCGTACCACTGTAGTTGTTAGAAGGGAGAGTTTCTTGAATGTTGTTTGTGATGCTCTGACTGAATATAAGTATGTGGGGCCTAACCAGAGGGAGGACTTGGTTTTGGCATGCAG AATCCGTGAAAGGAAGGAATCTGTAACTGTGCTGTTGTGTGGTACCAGTGGCTGTGGGAAATCTACTTTGTCTGCATTACTG GGTAACAGATTAGGAGTTACAACAGTGATATCCACTGATTCTATACGACACATGATGAGGAGTTTTGTAGATGAGAAGCAAAATCCTCTGCTTTGGGCTTCTACATACCATGCTGGGGAGTATTTAGATCCTGAGGCAGTTGCAGAAGCAAAGgctaaaagaaaagcaaagaaacTGGCAGGCATTGCAAATTTGCGTTCTAAGGATGAATTGTCTGATGGTTATACAGCTGGGAAATCTGGTAGTGGAGCACCGGAGGTGACTTCTGGTACTGCTGAGTTTATTAGTCCGAAACAAATGGCGATTGAAGGGTTCAAGGCGCAAAGTGAGATGGTGATTGACAGTCTTGATCGTCTGATTACTGCATGGGAAGAGAGGAAAGAATCAGTAGTTGTTGAGGGTGTTCACTTGAGCCTTAATTTTGTG ATGGGGCTTATGAAGAAACATCCTTCAATTTTACCATTCATGATATACATTACAAACGAGGAAAAACACATGGAGCGATTTGCGGTCCGTGCAAAGTACATGACACTGGACCCTGCTAAGAACAAATATGTGAAGTACATTAGAAACATCAGAACAATCCAAGAATATCTTTGCAAACGGGCAGACAAACATCTTGTCCCCAAAATCAACAATACAAATGTTGATAAGAGTGTGGCAGCTATCCATGCAACAGTCTTCAGCTGCCTACGAAGGCGGGAGGCAGGAGAACAGCTCTATGACCCTACCACAAATACCATTGCTCTTGTCGATGAGGAGTACAGGAACCAGTGTGCTGCAAACTCATTGAGCTCCAAGGGGATGTTTCAGCTTATTCAGAGAAAAGGTTCTTCTAGGCATCTGATGGCTCTTCTTAATACTGACGGGTCTGTTGCAAAGGCTTGGCCTGTTGATTCAGTAGATGGTAATGGGAAGCCTGGATCAGGCCAGGGGACCGATAGTGGAAAAGGGATTCCAATGTATGGACCATTGCAGATAGGCAAGGCTGAACCAGTTAATCTTCAGTTTGGGCACTTTGGGATCAGTGCTTGGCCCAGTGATGGTGGCACGAGTCATGCTGGAAGTGTTGATGAGTCCAGGGCTGATGGGACTGATACAGGGAGCAGGTATTACTCCTCTTGTTGCAGCTCGCCAAGGATGGTTGATGGGGCTGCCAAGGAG CTGAAGGAGGAGCTTTCAGTGCATGGCAGTGATGAAGAAGCTGACGATCCACCTGAGGTGGACAGTGATGAGGATCCTAGTGATGATGATGCTGAGAAGCACAACCATGAAGAG ATTGGCTCAGTTGATGAGGAATCATCAAAATCAGATGAAGAATACGATGATCTGGCAATGCAGGATGTACAGGAGAACGGTTATTGGTCAGACGATGATGAGGAGTCCAAAGACAGGCTTCCACCTATTTCTTGGGGCCATTCAAGCCCCAAGAGAGGAGACAAGTACAGGCAGAATCTAGAGCGCTTCCTTAGCACCAGAAGCGAGCAGGTGGCCGAACCACTACGCTCTTACTCTTCCCTGCTCAGGGAGAAAGGTGAGAGGAGAATGTTGAGTTCAGGCAgtctaaaaataagaaaacgtTCACTCAGCATTCCTGCCATTGGAAAGCATGAGTCCATGGTTGGTGATCCTATTCTCTCTGGAGCACCCCGGAGGTAG
- the LOC7463305 gene encoding P-loop NTPase domain-containing protein LPA1 homolog 1 isoform X2, protein MRKKKEGKGKGKGKSLLDIRVRFCRVLCNSWDVKPAMLLRIRERKESVTVLLCGTSGCGKSTLSALLGNRLGVTTVISTDSIRHMMRSFVDEKQNPLLWASTYHAGEYLDPEAVAEAKAKRKAKKLAGIANLRSKDELSDGYTAGKSGSGAPEVTSGTAEFISPKQMAIEGFKAQSEMVIDSLDRLITAWEERKESVVVEGVHLSLNFVMGLMKKHPSILPFMIYITNEEKHMERFAVRAKYMTLDPAKNKYVKYIRNIRTIQEYLCKRADKHLVPKINNTNVDKSVAAIHATVFSCLRRREAGEQLYDPTTNTIALVDEEYRNQCAANSLSSKGMFQLIQRKGSSRHLMALLNTDGSVAKAWPVDSVDGNGKPGSGQGTDSGKGIPMYGPLQIGKAEPVNLQFGHFGISAWPSDGGTSHAGSVDESRADGTDTGSRYYSSCCSSPRMVDGAAKELKEELSVHGSDEEADDPPEVDSDEDPSDDDAEKHNHEEIGSVDEESSKSDEEYDDLAMQDVQENGYWSDDDEESKDRLPPISWGHSSPKRGDKYRQNLERFLSTRSEQVAEPLRSYSSLLREKGERRMLSSGSLKIRKRSLSIPAIGKHESMVGDPILSGAPRR, encoded by the exons atgaggaagaaaaaagagggaaagggaaagggaaagggaaagagTCTTTTAGATATACGCGTCCGGTTTTGCAGAGTACTCTGCAACTCATGGGATGTAAAGCCCGCCATGCTTTTAAG AATCCGTGAAAGGAAGGAATCTGTAACTGTGCTGTTGTGTGGTACCAGTGGCTGTGGGAAATCTACTTTGTCTGCATTACTG GGTAACAGATTAGGAGTTACAACAGTGATATCCACTGATTCTATACGACACATGATGAGGAGTTTTGTAGATGAGAAGCAAAATCCTCTGCTTTGGGCTTCTACATACCATGCTGGGGAGTATTTAGATCCTGAGGCAGTTGCAGAAGCAAAGgctaaaagaaaagcaaagaaacTGGCAGGCATTGCAAATTTGCGTTCTAAGGATGAATTGTCTGATGGTTATACAGCTGGGAAATCTGGTAGTGGAGCACCGGAGGTGACTTCTGGTACTGCTGAGTTTATTAGTCCGAAACAAATGGCGATTGAAGGGTTCAAGGCGCAAAGTGAGATGGTGATTGACAGTCTTGATCGTCTGATTACTGCATGGGAAGAGAGGAAAGAATCAGTAGTTGTTGAGGGTGTTCACTTGAGCCTTAATTTTGTG ATGGGGCTTATGAAGAAACATCCTTCAATTTTACCATTCATGATATACATTACAAACGAGGAAAAACACATGGAGCGATTTGCGGTCCGTGCAAAGTACATGACACTGGACCCTGCTAAGAACAAATATGTGAAGTACATTAGAAACATCAGAACAATCCAAGAATATCTTTGCAAACGGGCAGACAAACATCTTGTCCCCAAAATCAACAATACAAATGTTGATAAGAGTGTGGCAGCTATCCATGCAACAGTCTTCAGCTGCCTACGAAGGCGGGAGGCAGGAGAACAGCTCTATGACCCTACCACAAATACCATTGCTCTTGTCGATGAGGAGTACAGGAACCAGTGTGCTGCAAACTCATTGAGCTCCAAGGGGATGTTTCAGCTTATTCAGAGAAAAGGTTCTTCTAGGCATCTGATGGCTCTTCTTAATACTGACGGGTCTGTTGCAAAGGCTTGGCCTGTTGATTCAGTAGATGGTAATGGGAAGCCTGGATCAGGCCAGGGGACCGATAGTGGAAAAGGGATTCCAATGTATGGACCATTGCAGATAGGCAAGGCTGAACCAGTTAATCTTCAGTTTGGGCACTTTGGGATCAGTGCTTGGCCCAGTGATGGTGGCACGAGTCATGCTGGAAGTGTTGATGAGTCCAGGGCTGATGGGACTGATACAGGGAGCAGGTATTACTCCTCTTGTTGCAGCTCGCCAAGGATGGTTGATGGGGCTGCCAAGGAG CTGAAGGAGGAGCTTTCAGTGCATGGCAGTGATGAAGAAGCTGACGATCCACCTGAGGTGGACAGTGATGAGGATCCTAGTGATGATGATGCTGAGAAGCACAACCATGAAGAG ATTGGCTCAGTTGATGAGGAATCATCAAAATCAGATGAAGAATACGATGATCTGGCAATGCAGGATGTACAGGAGAACGGTTATTGGTCAGACGATGATGAGGAGTCCAAAGACAGGCTTCCACCTATTTCTTGGGGCCATTCAAGCCCCAAGAGAGGAGACAAGTACAGGCAGAATCTAGAGCGCTTCCTTAGCACCAGAAGCGAGCAGGTGGCCGAACCACTACGCTCTTACTCTTCCCTGCTCAGGGAGAAAGGTGAGAGGAGAATGTTGAGTTCAGGCAgtctaaaaataagaaaacgtTCACTCAGCATTCCTGCCATTGGAAAGCATGAGTCCATGGTTGGTGATCCTATTCTCTCTGGAGCACCCCGGAGGTAG